A genomic segment from Prochlorothrix hollandica PCC 9006 = CALU 1027 encodes:
- a CDS encoding GvpL/GvpF family gas vesicle protein, producing the protein MANGFYLYGIFPPPGPTHLDMVGLDKQPVRLQNVDGFVFLYSEAQQDRYLASRRNLLGHAQVLEKAMVEGCRTLLPLPLNRLIVQSWDEVADQFTIPYGETLKQLFTRLEGKREVSVKVYWDEGAELETLMAENADLQAQRELLEGKKLSMEQVIAIGQSIESGLRDRQSDVMDVFRQTLNPYAIALVDSDPQTQSMIYNTAYLIPWDTEPAFSQAVEALDRQFGDRLRIRYNNFTAPYNFAQLDQLE; encoded by the coding sequence ATGGCTAACGGCTTTTACCTCTACGGCATCTTCCCCCCTCCCGGACCCACCCACCTGGATATGGTGGGCTTGGATAAACAGCCGGTACGCCTGCAAAATGTGGATGGCTTTGTTTTTCTCTATTCCGAAGCCCAACAGGATCGCTATTTAGCCAGTCGCCGCAACTTGTTGGGCCATGCCCAGGTGCTGGAAAAGGCCATGGTAGAAGGCTGCCGCACCCTGCTGCCGCTACCCCTGAACCGGCTGATTGTCCAGAGTTGGGACGAAGTGGCAGACCAGTTCACCATTCCCTATGGGGAAACCCTGAAGCAACTGTTTACCCGACTGGAGGGTAAGCGGGAAGTGAGCGTTAAAGTCTATTGGGACGAAGGGGCAGAACTGGAAACCCTGATGGCGGAAAACGCAGACCTCCAGGCCCAGCGGGAATTACTGGAAGGGAAAAAACTGAGCATGGAGCAGGTGATTGCCATTGGCCAATCCATTGAATCGGGCCTGCGGGATCGACAGTCGGATGTGATGGATGTCTTTCGCCAAACCCTCAATCCCTATGCCATAGCCCTAGTAGACAGCGATCCCCAAACCCAATCCATGATTTACAACACGGCTTATTTAATCCCTTGGGACACCGAGCCAGCCTTTAGCCAAGCAGTGGAAGCGTTAGATCGTCAGTTTGGCGATCGCCTGCGGATTCGTTACAACAACTTCACCGCCCCCTATAACTTTGCCCAACTGGATCAACTGGAGTAG
- a CDS encoding pentapeptide repeat-containing protein, which translates to MANEEHLALVKEGVAAWNRWRTDNQDIYPQLVQAALGKADLAQGDFRQVDLKLSNLAGAILHRANFADAILYTANLKEADLQGASLQGADLREVNFSLADLSAADLRRADLRSADLYTANLREADLREATLSQADLAEVDLTMANLSGADLRETRLTRATLYTSNLSLALLQNADLRHADLREADLYTANLQGANLERANLSRADLGECDLSRANLRFANLREVRLRESNLEQANCQDAILYKANLSRSCLRHTNLNRAKIQEAELHESDLSGASCTRSNLVGASLYCCNLSYANLCMANACMANLVRANLSHSILIGSNLISANLYRTNLQQADLSWADLREATLCEASFQGADLRGADLRWANLRDANFTDADLTHALFTATNLQEADLSPQQLSQIRQVSDVKTRSPTPAR; encoded by the coding sequence ATGGCCAATGAGGAACACCTGGCATTAGTTAAAGAGGGCGTAGCGGCCTGGAACCGCTGGCGTACTGACAACCAAGATATCTATCCCCAACTAGTACAAGCTGCTTTAGGAAAAGCCGATTTAGCCCAAGGGGATTTTCGCCAGGTGGACCTCAAGCTGTCCAACTTAGCCGGGGCCATCCTCCACCGGGCCAACTTTGCCGATGCCATCCTCTATACGGCCAACCTTAAGGAAGCCGATCTCCAGGGAGCCAGCCTCCAGGGAGCAGATTTACGGGAAGTGAACTTTTCCCTGGCGGATCTGAGTGCCGCCGATTTACGCCGTGCTGACCTGCGATCGGCTGATCTCTATACGGCCAACCTGCGGGAAGCTGACCTGCGGGAGGCCACCCTGAGCCAAGCCGATCTGGCGGAAGTAGACCTGACCATGGCCAACCTCAGCGGTGCCGATCTCCGAGAAACGCGACTCACCCGTGCCACCCTCTACACCAGCAACCTCAGTCTTGCCTTACTGCAAAACGCCGACCTGCGCCATGCTGACCTGCGGGAGGCCGATCTCTATACCGCCAACCTCCAAGGGGCCAACCTAGAACGGGCCAACCTCAGCCGCGCCGACTTGGGGGAATGTGATCTGAGTCGGGCCAACCTGCGCTTTGCCAACCTGCGGGAAGTGCGATTACGGGAATCGAACCTGGAACAAGCAAACTGCCAGGATGCCATTCTCTACAAGGCCAACCTCAGCCGCAGTTGCCTGCGCCACACCAATCTCAACCGGGCCAAAATCCAAGAAGCCGAACTCCATGAATCAGATCTATCGGGAGCCTCCTGTACCCGTAGTAATCTCGTGGGCGCTAGCCTCTATTGCTGCAACCTCAGTTATGCCAACCTGTGCATGGCCAATGCTTGTATGGCCAACCTAGTCCGCGCCAACCTCAGCCACAGCATCCTCATTGGCTCCAACCTCATTAGTGCCAATCTCTACCGCACAAACCTCCAACAGGCGGATTTATCCTGGGCTGACCTGCGGGAAGCGACCCTCTGCGAGGCGAGTTTCCAGGGAGCGGATCTGCGGGGGGCCGATTTACGGTGGGCTAATCTCCGGGATGCTAATTTTACCGATGCAGATCTCACCCACGCCCTCTTCACCGCCACTAATCTCCAGGAAGCCGATCTCAGCCCCCAACAGTTATCCCAAATCCGGCAGGTCAGTGATGTCAAGACCCGATCGCCCACCCCGGCCCGTTAA
- the sigC gene encoding RNA polymerase sigma factor SigC, with protein MAALPLSPNSKPCKTPDSLTCDFPDDAPAVSPDVTGFATAAIAQTLNPEDLDFDPTDAIPEDHEKDTELEIDLQAIDLQAIDLQAIDLQAIDLQAIDLQAIDAEARKALKDAQEPETETIPTSHKLKAAPEDTSRRSTDLVRLYLQEIGRVRLLGRDEEVSEAQKVQRYMKLLEQRSQCAQQEGGILQHYVTLLEVRDTLTAQLGHRPSLDRWAKAANIDGSDLKPQLAEGKRLWAERLELTVEEMEQIQGAGIKAKEHMIKANLRLVVSVAKKYQNRGLELLDLVQEGTLGLERAVEKFDPTKGYRFSTYAYWWIRQGITRAIATQSRTIRLPVHITEKLNKIKKAQRKISQEQGHTATVEDVAKELDMTPEQVRDVLVRVPRAVSLETRVGKEKDTELGDLLETTDLSPEELLMRESLRRDLHRLLADLTTRELEVIKMRFGLWDGQSYSLAEIGRILDLSRERVRQIEAKGLQKLRQPKRRNWVRDYLESLS; from the coding sequence ATGGCAGCTCTCCCCCTTTCCCCGAACTCCAAGCCTTGCAAGACACCAGACTCCCTAACCTGCGATTTCCCCGACGATGCTCCGGCTGTCTCCCCCGATGTCACTGGTTTTGCTACAGCCGCGATCGCCCAAACCCTCAACCCGGAAGATCTAGACTTCGATCCTACCGATGCCATCCCAGAGGATCACGAAAAGGATACAGAACTGGAAATAGACCTCCAGGCGATCGACCTCCAGGCGATCGATCTCCAGGCCATCGACCTCCAAGCGATCGACCTCCAAGCGATCGACCTCCAAGCCATCGATGCTGAAGCCCGAAAAGCTTTAAAAGACGCTCAAGAACCAGAGACAGAAACGATCCCCACCTCCCACAAACTGAAGGCAGCACCCGAGGACACCAGTCGCCGTTCCACAGACTTAGTGCGGCTCTATCTCCAGGAAATTGGACGGGTGCGCCTCTTGGGTCGGGATGAAGAAGTCTCGGAAGCCCAGAAAGTCCAGCGCTATATGAAACTCCTGGAACAACGGAGTCAGTGCGCCCAGCAGGAAGGGGGGATCCTGCAACATTATGTGACATTACTGGAGGTGCGGGATACCTTAACCGCTCAACTGGGCCATCGTCCTTCCCTCGATCGCTGGGCGAAAGCAGCCAACATTGACGGGTCCGATCTCAAACCACAGTTGGCGGAGGGGAAACGCCTCTGGGCGGAACGGCTGGAGTTGACCGTGGAGGAGATGGAGCAAATCCAAGGGGCAGGGATCAAGGCTAAAGAGCATATGATCAAGGCCAATCTGCGCCTAGTGGTGTCGGTGGCCAAGAAATACCAAAATCGCGGTCTGGAGTTGCTGGATTTGGTGCAGGAAGGCACCCTGGGGCTGGAACGGGCCGTGGAAAAATTTGACCCCACCAAGGGCTACCGCTTCAGTACCTATGCCTACTGGTGGATCCGCCAAGGCATTACCCGGGCGATCGCCACCCAAAGCCGCACCATTCGCCTGCCGGTACACATCACCGAAAAACTGAACAAAATCAAAAAGGCCCAGCGCAAAATCTCCCAGGAGCAGGGCCACACCGCCACGGTGGAAGATGTGGCCAAAGAACTAGACATGACCCCGGAGCAGGTGCGGGATGTGTTGGTGCGGGTTCCTCGGGCGGTCTCCCTGGAAACCCGGGTTGGCAAAGAGAAAGATACAGAACTGGGGGATCTGCTAGAAACCACGGATTTATCCCCCGAAGAGCTACTCATGCGGGAATCCCTGCGGCGGGATCTGCACCGGCTGCTGGCGGATCTGACCACGCGGGAACTGGAAGTGATCAAAATGCGCTTTGGACTCTGGGACGGGCAAAGTTATTCCCTCGCCGAAATTGGTCGCATTCTCGATCTCTCGCGGGAACGAGTCCGCCAAATTGAAGCCAAGGGCTTACAAAAACTGCGGCAACCCAAACGCCGCAACTGGGTGCGGGATTATTTAGAGTCCCTCAGTTAA
- a CDS encoding thymidylate synthase produces MIMADISPPAPYIPHYKPNQVLRGSGSVVIVTGWTVRHTVAKALNPQDYGAIGQLYSPTRGISLLLRNLLANPQVRDLVILSATKEDRNAGGCQCLLDFFTWGFEAGFSDTGAACWLIRGPGEAIGTGDTATREPRTPDETDRPTIRGYIDAEIAATALEQLRQQVRPHGVTTLGEAIAAVHACNQSPTAAPWGSPQFFPLTEPTPTVFPGPRYGHRIEGKTIAETWVRLIHRIKTTGTLRPTGYDGQWQELIDLVAIVTAEPEGFYFPEPNYLPCDRPFIQDYIAQILEDAPYREGVKYTYGQRLRSWFGRDQIEQVVQKLVGEIDAASAVMSLWDAKDHETGGSPCLNHIWVRVVAGELSLTALFRSNDMFSAWPANAMGLRALQHHIRDRIAQESDYDLTLGPLITISQSAHIYDDTWDNADRLIADQYARLHETPDFADPAGNFLVEVEGAEIQVTHTTGGSGEVVQRYRGKQPLRLLRQICQGSPMVRPDHAGYLGLELQKAAICLKTGQIYQQDRELSQ; encoded by the coding sequence CTGATCATGGCTGACATTTCCCCCCCCGCCCCCTATATCCCCCACTACAAGCCCAACCAAGTCCTGCGGGGCAGTGGCTCTGTGGTCATTGTCACCGGCTGGACGGTGCGCCATACCGTGGCCAAGGCGTTGAACCCCCAGGACTATGGGGCCATCGGCCAACTCTATAGCCCCACCCGGGGCATTAGCCTGCTGCTACGGAACTTGCTGGCCAATCCCCAGGTGCGAGATCTGGTGATTCTGAGTGCCACCAAGGAGGATCGCAACGCTGGGGGGTGTCAGTGTTTGCTGGACTTCTTCACCTGGGGCTTTGAGGCTGGGTTCAGTGATACGGGGGCTGCTTGTTGGTTAATTCGCGGCCCTGGTGAGGCGATCGGCACCGGGGACACTGCAACGAGGGAACCCAGGACACCGGACGAGACCGATCGCCCCACCATCCGGGGCTACATTGATGCTGAGATTGCCGCCACGGCCCTGGAACAACTGCGACAGCAGGTGAGACCCCACGGGGTCACCACCTTGGGGGAGGCGATCGCCGCTGTCCACGCTTGCAACCAATCCCCCACTGCGGCTCCCTGGGGATCCCCTCAATTTTTCCCCCTCACCGAACCCACCCCCACGGTGTTCCCTGGTCCCCGCTACGGCCATCGCATCGAGGGCAAAACCATTGCCGAGACCTGGGTTCGCCTGATCCATCGCATTAAAACCACCGGCACCCTGCGGCCCACGGGCTACGATGGCCAGTGGCAGGAACTGATTGATTTAGTCGCTATTGTCACCGCTGAACCGGAGGGGTTTTACTTCCCGGAACCCAATTATTTACCCTGCGATCGCCCCTTTATCCAAGATTACATTGCCCAAATTTTGGAGGATGCCCCCTACCGGGAAGGGGTGAAATACACCTATGGTCAGCGGCTGCGATCGTGGTTTGGCCGGGATCAAATTGAACAGGTGGTGCAGAAACTGGTGGGGGAAATCGATGCCGCTAGCGCCGTTATGAGCCTGTGGGATGCCAAGGATCACGAAACGGGGGGTAGCCCCTGCCTGAACCATATTTGGGTGCGGGTGGTGGCGGGGGAATTGTCCTTAACGGCCCTATTCCGCAGTAACGATATGTTCAGCGCGTGGCCCGCCAATGCCATGGGGTTACGGGCCTTGCAGCACCATATCCGCGATCGCATTGCCCAGGAGTCTGACTATGATCTGACCCTGGGACCCTTGATTACCATTAGCCAGAGCGCCCATATTTATGACGATACCTGGGACAACGCCGATCGCCTGATTGCCGATCAATATGCCCGTCTCCACGAGACCCCAGATTTTGCCGATCCAGCGGGTAACTTCCTGGTGGAGGTGGAGGGGGCAGAGATCCAGGTGACCCACACCACCGGGGGCAGCGGGGAAGTAGTGCAACGATATCGGGGCAAACAGCCCCTACGGCTGCTGCGACAAATTTGCCAGGGTTCCCCCATGGTGCGCCCCGACCACGCCGGTTATTTGGGCCTGGAGTTACAGAAAGCCGCCATTTGCCTCAAAACAGGCCAGATTTACCAGCAGGATCGGGAATTGTCCCAGTAG
- a CDS encoding methylenetetrahydrofolate reductase: MFNRFRTAIQAGEFLITAEISPPKGGDPAHMLAMASTLKQRVHGVNITDGSRAVMRMSSLAACVLLQRQGIEPICQFTCRDRNRIGLQADLLGAHVLGLQNILALTGDPVKAGDHPKARAVFDLESVRLLTLITKLNGGQDWNDQPLPDGGTDLLAGAAVDPQLPSWSALAKRFERKVAAGAQFFQSQMITDFDRFHTFMTDIAQDHGKPVLAGIFLLKSAKNAEFINRYVPGVHIPQSTIDRLAQAKHPLEEGVAIAAEQVQLAQELCQGVHLMAIKREDLVPHILDRAGIAPLPPLATALPPLSAPTPALA; this comes from the coding sequence ATGTTTAATCGATTCCGTACAGCAATTCAAGCTGGTGAATTTCTCATCACAGCCGAGATTTCCCCCCCCAAGGGGGGCGATCCTGCCCACATGTTGGCCATGGCCTCTACCCTGAAACAGCGGGTTCACGGGGTCAATATTACCGACGGTAGCCGTGCGGTGATGCGCATGTCATCCTTGGCGGCCTGTGTCTTGTTGCAACGCCAGGGCATTGAACCCATTTGTCAGTTCACCTGCCGCGATCGCAATCGCATCGGTTTACAGGCGGATCTCCTGGGTGCCCATGTCCTGGGTCTCCAGAATATTTTGGCGTTGACGGGGGATCCCGTGAAGGCGGGGGATCATCCTAAGGCTAGGGCCGTGTTTGATTTGGAGTCGGTGCGGCTCCTGACCCTGATTACGAAGCTCAATGGGGGGCAAGACTGGAACGACCAACCCCTGCCCGATGGGGGGACGGATTTGCTGGCGGGGGCGGCGGTGGATCCCCAGTTACCCAGTTGGTCGGCGTTGGCCAAGCGGTTTGAGCGCAAGGTGGCGGCGGGTGCCCAGTTTTTCCAAAGTCAGATGATTACGGATTTCGATCGCTTCCACACCTTCATGACCGACATTGCCCAGGATCACGGTAAACCGGTATTGGCAGGTATTTTTCTGCTGAAGTCGGCCAAAAATGCGGAATTTATCAATCGCTATGTGCCGGGGGTGCATATTCCCCAGTCCACGATCGATCGCCTAGCCCAAGCCAAACACCCCCTAGAGGAAGGGGTCGCCATTGCCGCAGAGCAGGTGCAACTGGCCCAGGAACTCTGTCAAGGGGTGCATCTCATGGCCATTAAGCGGGAAGATTTGGTGCCCCACATTCTCGATCGAGCGGGCATTGCCCCCTTGCCCCCCCTGGCCACGGCTCTCCCTCCCCTGAGCGCCCCGACCCCTGCCTTGGCCTAG
- a CDS encoding gas vesicle protein K gives MVKATGSSSRGGRSDAGLAPLLLTVTELIRQLMEAQIIRRMEAEALTESQLDEAAQSLQALETQVLRLCEIFEIDPAQLNIDLGELGSLLPKQGGYYPGQGYQQTTVLELLDRLLQVGIVVEGDVDLGIVNLNLICLKLRLVLTSQPQRSIEGLPLPAGQN, from the coding sequence CTGGTCAAAGCGACGGGCAGTTCGTCTAGGGGGGGCCGTTCTGATGCGGGCTTAGCGCCCCTGTTGCTGACGGTGACCGAACTGATTCGGCAACTGATGGAGGCCCAAATTATCCGACGCATGGAAGCGGAAGCCCTGACCGAGTCGCAACTGGATGAAGCGGCCCAAAGCTTACAAGCCCTGGAGACCCAGGTGCTGCGACTATGCGAGATTTTCGAGATTGATCCGGCCCAACTCAATATTGATCTAGGGGAACTGGGGAGTTTGCTGCCCAAGCAAGGGGGCTATTATCCCGGCCAAGGGTATCAACAGACGACGGTGCTGGAACTCCTCGATCGCCTCCTACAAGTGGGTATTGTGGTGGAGGGGGATGTGGATTTAGGCATTGTCAATTTGAATCTGATTTGCCTGAAGCTACGGCTTGTCCTCACCTCCCAACCCCAACGCTCCATCGAGGGCTTACCGCTGCCAGCGGGACAAAATTAA